From a single Photobacterium gaetbulicola Gung47 genomic region:
- a CDS encoding putative twitching motility protein PilT (COG5008) yields MTLQHALNEMVSRKASDLYITVDSPCLLRIDGNLHPLGETLDLQAVEQMVSEAMDTGLEAEYRASKEANFALVRGEYRFRISAFWQRELPGMVIRRIETEIPDIFSLNLPMDMQKMALAKRGLVLVVGATGSGKSTSMAAMTGYRNANRSGHILTVEDPIEFVHKHNKCIVTQREVGLDTESYEVALKNSLRQAPDMILIGEIRTPETMEYAMNFAETGHLCMATLHANNANQALERILHLVPKERREQFLFDLSLNLKCILAQQLIPDAHGVGRHGAFELLINTPRVADLIRRGELHEIKEAMAKSNESGMMTFDQSLYELYSAGKITEQDALHHADSANDLRLMIKVGSKSQLSNSSLSGVTVDMG; encoded by the coding sequence ATGACTTTGCAACACGCTCTCAACGAAATGGTCAGCCGCAAGGCGTCGGATCTCTACATTACTGTCGACTCTCCTTGCCTGCTGCGCATTGATGGCAACCTCCATCCGCTCGGCGAGACGCTTGATCTGCAGGCGGTCGAGCAGATGGTTAGCGAAGCGATGGACACCGGGCTGGAAGCGGAGTACCGCGCCAGCAAGGAAGCCAATTTTGCCCTGGTGAGGGGGGAGTATCGCTTCCGGATCAGTGCGTTCTGGCAGCGGGAGCTGCCGGGAATGGTGATCCGCCGCATTGAAACCGAGATCCCGGATATCTTCTCGCTCAATCTGCCGATGGACATGCAGAAGATGGCGCTGGCCAAACGCGGGCTGGTGCTGGTGGTGGGGGCGACCGGTTCGGGTAAGTCGACCTCAATGGCGGCGATGACCGGATACCGCAACGCCAATCGTAGCGGCCATATCCTGACTGTCGAAGATCCGATTGAGTTTGTCCACAAGCACAACAAGTGTATCGTCACCCAGCGCGAAGTGGGGCTGGATACCGAAAGCTACGAAGTTGCGCTGAAGAACTCCCTGCGCCAGGCGCCGGATATGATCCTGATCGGCGAGATCCGCACGCCCGAGACCATGGAGTATGCGATGAACTTCGCCGAGACCGGCCACCTGTGCATGGCCACGCTGCACGCCAACAATGCCAATCAGGCGCTGGAGCGGATCCTTCATCTGGTCCCGAAAGAGCGGCGCGAGCAGTTCCTGTTCGATCTGTCGCTGAACCTCAAGTGCATTCTGGCCCAGCAGTTGATCCCCGATGCCCACGGTGTCGGTAGGCATGGCGCCTTTGAGCTGTTGATCAACACCCCGCGGGTGGCCGATCTGATCCGCCGTGGTGAGCTGCATGAAATCAAAGAGGCAATGGCCAAGTCGAACGAGTCGGGCATGATGACCTTCGACCAGTCGCTCTATGAGCTCTACAGCGCCGGTAAGATCACCGAGCAAGATGCCTTGCACCATGCCGACTCGGCCAATGATCTGCGCCTGATGATCAAAGTCGGCAGCAAGAGCCAGCTTAGCAACAGTTCGCTGTCTGGAGTGACGGTAGATATGGGGTAG
- a CDS encoding Holliday junction resolvase-like protein (COG0816) has product MSQSRSVLAFDYGTKSIGVAIGQELTGTANPLAALRARDGIPNWDDIEKILEEWQPDLVVVGLPLDMQGGELEAITPRAKKFANRLHGRFGCQVELHDERLSTAEARTELFERGGYRNLSKGNIDSQSAVVILESWFEQQYG; this is encoded by the coding sequence ATGAGTCAATCTCGCAGCGTACTCGCTTTTGATTACGGTACGAAAAGTATCGGTGTCGCCATCGGCCAAGAGCTGACCGGCACCGCCAACCCGCTAGCCGCCCTGAGGGCGCGAGATGGGATCCCTAACTGGGATGACATAGAGAAAATCCTCGAAGAATGGCAGCCTGACTTGGTGGTTGTCGGCCTGCCGCTTGATATGCAGGGTGGCGAGCTTGAGGCCATCACCCCTAGAGCCAAGAAGTTTGCCAACCGCCTCCACGGCCGCTTCGGCTGCCAGGTGGAGCTGCATGACGAGCGTCTCAGCACCGCCGAAGCCCGCACCGAACTGTTCGAGCGTGGCGGCTACCGCAACCTCAGCAAAGGCAATATCGACTCGCAGTCCGCCGTGGTTATCCTCGAGAGCTGGTTCGAGCAGCAGTACGGGTAA
- a CDS encoding hypothetical protein (COG1678), whose translation MNLTNHFLVAMPSMQDPNFKGSVVYICEHNDEGAMGIVINLPIEISVGNMLDQIEIERDLPVRDPASLEQPVFNGGPVSADRGFVLHNRVGRLSSSIDVTDEVSITTSKDILSLLGTSESPDNFLVALGYAGWDAGQLEQELIENVWLTTEANADVVFNTPVNERWNKAIAQLGISAAHLSTEQGHA comes from the coding sequence ATGAACTTGACTAACCACTTTCTGGTAGCCATGCCCAGCATGCAAGATCCGAATTTCAAAGGGAGTGTCGTCTACATTTGCGAACACAACGACGAAGGGGCTATGGGCATTGTCATTAACTTGCCGATTGAAATTTCGGTAGGCAATATGCTCGATCAAATTGAGATTGAACGCGATTTGCCCGTCAGAGATCCCGCTAGCCTTGAACAACCGGTGTTCAACGGCGGGCCGGTGTCTGCCGATCGCGGTTTTGTCTTGCATAACCGAGTTGGCCGCTTGAGCTCGAGTATCGACGTCACCGACGAAGTCTCGATCACCACCTCCAAGGATATCCTTTCGCTGCTCGGTACCAGTGAATCACCAGATAACTTTCTCGTCGCCCTCGGCTACGCCGGCTGGGATGCCGGACAACTCGAGCAAGAGCTGATTGAAAATGTCTGGCTGACGACAGAAGCCAATGCCGACGTGGTGTTCAACACCCCGGTCAACGAACGCTGGAACAAGGCCATTGCCCAACTGGGCATCAGTGCCGCCCACCTCTCTACAGAACAAGGACACGCATGA
- a CDS encoding glutathione synthetase (COG0189): MIKLGIVMDPIESINIKKDSSFAMMLEAQRRGWEIHYMEMNDLSLEQGKAMARTRVVSLKEDPTGWFEFHNEQEIALSDLDAVLMRKDPPFDTEYIYATYILERAEDEGALIVNKPESLRDCNEKLFTAWFPDLTPTTVVTRSADKIRAFHQKHGDVILKPLDGMGGSSIFRVMKGDPNVSVIIETLTNHGQNFCMAQTFVPDISNGDKRILVVDGEPMPYCLARIPAKGETRGNLAAGGRGEARPISETDRKIAETVAPVLKEKGLIFVGLDVIGDKLTEINVTSPTCIREIEAAFDISITGKLMDAIERRINA; the protein is encoded by the coding sequence ATGATCAAACTGGGTATCGTGATGGACCCTATCGAGTCTATCAACATCAAAAAAGACTCCAGCTTTGCCATGATGCTGGAAGCCCAGCGCCGTGGTTGGGAAATCCACTACATGGAAATGAACGACCTGTCACTGGAACAAGGCAAAGCCATGGCCCGTACCCGTGTCGTTAGCCTGAAAGAAGATCCTACCGGCTGGTTCGAGTTCCATAACGAGCAGGAGATCGCGCTGTCCGATCTAGACGCCGTGTTGATGCGTAAAGATCCGCCTTTCGACACCGAATATATTTATGCCACTTACATCCTCGAGCGTGCCGAAGATGAAGGCGCGCTGATCGTCAACAAGCCAGAAAGCTTGCGAGACTGCAACGAGAAACTGTTCACGGCTTGGTTCCCTGATCTGACCCCAACTACCGTGGTTACCCGCAGTGCCGACAAGATCAGAGCGTTCCACCAAAAGCACGGCGATGTGATCCTCAAGCCGCTTGACGGCATGGGCGGCTCGTCGATCTTCCGTGTCATGAAGGGCGATCCGAACGTCTCGGTGATCATCGAAACCCTGACCAACCACGGCCAGAACTTCTGCATGGCACAGACTTTCGTGCCAGATATCAGCAACGGTGACAAGCGCATCCTGGTGGTGGACGGCGAGCCGATGCCTTACTGCCTGGCACGAATTCCGGCCAAAGGGGAAACCCGTGGCAACCTGGCCGCTGGCGGCCGCGGCGAAGCCCGCCCTATCAGCGAAACCGACCGCAAGATCGCAGAAACAGTCGCTCCGGTACTGAAGGAGAAAGGCCTGATCTTCGTGGGACTTGATGTGATCGGCGACAAGCTGACTGAAATCAATGTCACCAGCCCAACCTGTATCCGCGAAATCGAAGCTGCGTTTGATATTTCTATCACCGGCAAGCTGATGGATGCCATCGAGCGCCGTATCAACGCATAA
- a CDS encoding 16S ribosomal RNA methyltransferase RsmE (COG1385), which translates to MRIPRIYHPELLPSSGTIMLSEEAANHVGRVMRMQAGQEVLLFDGSNAEFPAVITNASKKNVEVEIQARNENSVESPLDIHLGQVVSRGEKMEFTIQKSVELGVNTITPLISERCGVKLNAERFEKKLQQWQKIAISACEQCGRNTVPEIRPIMKLEDWCAEQYDGLKLNLHPRANYSINTLPAPVSKVRLLIGPEGGLSAEEISMTEQYKFDEILLGPRVLRTETAAMTAITALQVRFGDLG; encoded by the coding sequence ATGAGAATCCCACGAATTTACCACCCGGAGTTATTGCCAAGCTCTGGAACCATTATGCTCAGCGAAGAGGCCGCCAACCATGTCGGCCGTGTTATGCGCATGCAGGCTGGCCAGGAAGTCCTGCTTTTTGACGGCAGCAATGCTGAGTTCCCGGCAGTGATCACCAATGCCAGCAAGAAAAATGTGGAAGTGGAGATCCAGGCACGTAATGAAAACAGTGTCGAATCCCCATTGGATATCCACCTAGGCCAGGTGGTTTCTCGTGGTGAGAAGATGGAATTTACCATCCAGAAATCGGTTGAGCTTGGCGTTAACACCATTACGCCACTGATTTCCGAACGCTGTGGAGTAAAGCTCAATGCTGAGCGTTTCGAGAAGAAACTGCAGCAGTGGCAGAAGATCGCCATCAGCGCCTGCGAGCAATGCGGCCGTAACACGGTGCCAGAAATTCGCCCGATCATGAAACTGGAAGATTGGTGCGCCGAGCAATACGATGGCCTCAAGCTCAACCTGCACCCGCGTGCCAACTACTCGATCAACACCCTGCCGGCACCTGTCAGCAAGGTCCGGCTGCTGATTGGTCCGGAGGGGGGCCTATCTGCTGAAGAGATCAGCATGACCGAACAGTACAAATTCGACGAAATCCTGCTTGGCCCGCGTGTTCTCCGTACCGAGACTGCCGCGATGACAGCAATCACAGCCCTGCAAGTCCGCTTCGGCGATCTAGGCTAA
- a CDS encoding hypothetical protein (COG3091), which yields MTTLQYQVIDRVKQCIAQANRRLNKRLSMPEVRFTQRGKIAGSARLQGWEVRFNPVLLKENPEAFLNEVVPHEVAHLVVFKLFGKVRPHGREWQVIMQEVFGVTPRTTHSFDVSSVQGQTFLYRCQCSEHHMTVRRHNKVQRGQAHYRCRQCGDTLTFQQQGRLSTRG from the coding sequence ATGACCACTTTGCAATACCAAGTGATTGATCGCGTTAAGCAATGTATTGCCCAGGCCAACCGGCGCCTCAATAAACGGCTCTCGATGCCCGAAGTCCGCTTTACCCAGCGCGGCAAGATTGCCGGCAGTGCCCGATTACAAGGCTGGGAGGTACGCTTCAATCCGGTACTGCTAAAAGAGAACCCAGAGGCCTTCCTCAATGAAGTGGTACCGCACGAAGTGGCCCACCTGGTGGTGTTCAAACTGTTTGGCAAGGTTCGCCCGCATGGCAGGGAATGGCAGGTTATCATGCAGGAAGTGTTCGGCGTTACGCCGCGCACCACCCACAGCTTTGATGTCAGCTCGGTACAGGGCCAGACTTTTCTCTACCGCTGCCAGTGCAGCGAACATCACATGACGGTTCGCCGTCACAATAAAGTCCAACGCGGCCAAGCCCATTACCGCTGTCGCCAATGCGGGGATACCCTGACCTTCCAGCAGCAAGGGCGATTATCGACTCGCGGCTAA
- a CDS encoding S-adenosylmethionine synthetase (COG0192) has product MSKHLFTSESVSEGHPDKIADQISDAVLDAILEQDPKARVACETYVKTGMVMVGGEITTSAWVDIEELTRETVREIGYVHSDMGFDANSCAVLSAIGKQSPDINQGVDREDPRELGAGDQGIMFGYATNETDVLMPAPVTYAHRLVERQAKVRKNGALPWLRPDAKSQVTFAYDQGKIVGIDAVVLSTQHCDSIELPVLQEAVMEEIIKPVLPAEWLNKDTKYFINPTGRFVIGGPMGDCGLTGRKIIVDTYGGAARHGGGAFSGKDPSKVDRSAAYAARYVAKNIIAAGMADRCEIQLSYAIGVADPTSIMIETFGTEKVSHDIIVEAVRQHFDLRPYGLIEMLDLLKPMYKKTAAYGHFGREEFPWEKTDKADILRDFANIK; this is encoded by the coding sequence ATGTCGAAGCACCTGTTTACTTCTGAGTCAGTATCAGAAGGTCATCCAGATAAAATTGCTGATCAGATTTCAGATGCAGTATTGGATGCGATCTTAGAGCAAGATCCGAAAGCACGTGTTGCGTGTGAGACTTACGTAAAAACCGGTATGGTAATGGTTGGTGGTGAAATCACGACCTCTGCTTGGGTTGATATCGAAGAGCTAACTCGCGAAACCGTCCGTGAAATCGGTTATGTACACTCTGACATGGGCTTCGACGCTAACTCTTGTGCGGTACTAAGCGCAATCGGTAAGCAGTCTCCAGACATCAACCAGGGTGTTGACCGTGAAGACCCACGCGAGCTGGGTGCTGGTGACCAGGGTATCATGTTCGGTTACGCGACCAACGAAACTGACGTACTGATGCCAGCGCCTGTGACATACGCTCACCGCCTGGTAGAGCGCCAAGCAAAAGTCCGTAAGAACGGTGCCCTGCCTTGGCTTCGTCCAGATGCGAAAAGCCAGGTGACGTTTGCCTACGACCAAGGCAAAATCGTTGGTATCGATGCGGTAGTACTTTCTACCCAGCACTGCGACAGCATTGAGCTACCAGTACTGCAAGAAGCAGTAATGGAAGAAATCATCAAGCCAGTACTGCCTGCTGAGTGGCTGAACAAAGACACCAAGTACTTCATCAACCCAACCGGCCGTTTCGTTATCGGTGGCCCAATGGGTGACTGTGGTCTGACTGGTCGTAAGATCATCGTTGATACCTACGGCGGCGCAGCTCGTCACGGTGGCGGTGCATTCTCTGGTAAAGATCCATCGAAAGTTGACCGCTCTGCAGCCTACGCAGCACGCTACGTAGCGAAGAACATCATCGCGGCTGGCATGGCTGACCGTTGTGAAATCCAGCTTTCTTACGCAATCGGTGTTGCTGATCCAACATCTATCATGATCGAAACATTCGGTACTGAAAAAGTTTCTCACGACATCATCGTAGAAGCAGTACGCCAGCACTTCGACCTACGCCCATACGGCCTGATCGAAATGCTTGATCTGCTTAAGCCAATGTACAAGAAGACTGCGGCATACGGTCACTTCGGTCGTGAAGAGTTCCCTTGGGAAAAAACTGACAAAGCTGACATCCTACGCGACTTCGCTAACATCAAGTAA
- a CDS encoding transketolase (COG0021) codes for MSSRKDLANAIRALSMDGVQQANSGHPGAPMGMADIAEVLWRGHMNHNPQNPEWADRDRFILSNGHGSMLIYSLLHLTGYDLSIDDLKNFRQLHSKTPGHPEYGYAPGVETTTGPLGQGITNGVGMAMAEKALAAQFNRDGHDIVDHYTYVFMGDGCLMEGISHEACSLAGTLGLGKLIAFWDDNGISIDGEVEGWFSDDTPKRFEAYGWHVIPAVDGHDADAINAAIEAAKADPRPTLICTKTIIGFGSPNKAGSHDCHGAPLGHDEIAAAREFLGWNHGPFEIPADIAAQWDAKDAGAAKEAAWNEKFEAYAAAYPELAAEYKRRVNGELPAQWEEKANAIIADLQANPANIASRKASQNALEAFGQMLPEFMGGSADLAPSNLTMWSGSKSLEASDFSGNYIHYGVREFGMTAIMNGIALHGGFVPYGATFLMFMEYARNAMRMAALMKVQNIQVYTHDSIGLGEDGPTHQPVEQMASLRLTPNMSTWRPCDQVESAVAWKLAIERKDGPTSLIFSRQNLAQQERSEAQVADIAKGAYILKDCAGKPELILIATGSEVELAVEAAAQLTAEGKQVRVVSMPSTDAFDKQDAAYREAVLPSDVTARVAIEAGIADFWYKYVGFNGRIIGMNTFGESAPAGELFKMFGFTTENVVNTAKELLA; via the coding sequence ATGTCTTCTCGTAAAGATCTTGCTAATGCAATCCGTGCCCTAAGCATGGACGGTGTTCAACAAGCTAACTCTGGCCACCCGGGTGCACCTATGGGTATGGCTGATATCGCTGAAGTACTGTGGCGTGGCCACATGAACCACAACCCACAGAATCCTGAGTGGGCTGATCGCGACCGTTTCATCCTGTCGAACGGCCATGGTTCAATGCTGATTTACTCTCTGCTTCACCTGACCGGTTACGATCTGTCTATCGACGATCTGAAAAACTTCCGCCAGCTACACTCGAAAACACCGGGTCACCCAGAATACGGTTACGCACCGGGTGTTGAAACAACGACTGGTCCTCTAGGCCAGGGCATCACTAACGGTGTGGGCATGGCGATGGCAGAAAAAGCCCTTGCTGCTCAGTTCAACCGTGACGGCCACGACATCGTCGACCACTATACTTACGTGTTCATGGGTGACGGCTGCCTGATGGAAGGTATCTCTCATGAAGCGTGCTCGCTTGCGGGCACTCTAGGCCTTGGCAAGCTAATCGCGTTCTGGGATGACAACGGCATCTCAATCGACGGTGAAGTTGAAGGCTGGTTCTCTGACGATACACCTAAGCGTTTCGAAGCCTACGGCTGGCACGTTATTCCAGCAGTAGACGGCCACGATGCAGACGCTATCAACGCGGCTATCGAAGCGGCTAAAGCCGATCCGCGTCCGACGCTGATCTGTACCAAGACGATCATCGGTTTCGGTTCACCAAACAAAGCCGGCTCGCATGACTGTCACGGTGCGCCACTAGGCCACGATGAAATCGCCGCGGCACGCGAGTTCCTAGGTTGGAACCACGGTCCATTTGAAATCCCAGCAGACATCGCTGCCCAGTGGGATGCGAAAGATGCGGGTGCTGCCAAAGAAGCGGCTTGGAACGAGAAGTTCGAAGCCTACGCAGCGGCTTACCCTGAACTAGCTGCAGAATACAAGCGCCGCGTAAACGGTGAACTTCCTGCACAGTGGGAAGAAAAAGCGAACGCTATCATCGCTGATCTGCAAGCTAACCCAGCGAACATCGCATCTCGTAAAGCTTCACAGAACGCGCTCGAAGCGTTTGGTCAGATGCTACCTGAGTTCATGGGCGGCTCTGCTGACCTGGCTCCTTCCAACCTGACTATGTGGTCTGGTTCTAAGTCGCTAGAAGCGAGCGACTTCTCTGGTAACTACATCCACTACGGTGTACGTGAGTTCGGCATGACTGCAATCATGAACGGCATCGCGCTACACGGTGGTTTCGTACCATACGGTGCAACGTTCCTAATGTTCATGGAATACGCGCGTAACGCAATGCGTATGGCAGCACTGATGAAAGTGCAGAACATCCAGGTTTACACTCACGACTCTATCGGTCTGGGTGAAGATGGCCCGACTCACCAGCCGGTTGAGCAGATGGCATCTCTGCGCCTAACACCTAACATGAGCACATGGCGTCCATGTGACCAGGTTGAGTCTGCCGTAGCATGGAAACTGGCTATCGAGCGCAAAGACGGTCCAACGTCTCTGATCTTCTCGCGCCAGAACCTAGCACAGCAGGAGCGCAGCGAAGCGCAGGTTGCTGACATCGCTAAGGGTGCTTACATCCTGAAAGACTGCGCAGGCAAGCCAGAGCTTATCCTTATCGCCACCGGCTCTGAAGTAGAGCTAGCGGTAGAAGCGGCTGCACAGCTAACTGCAGAAGGTAAGCAAGTACGCGTTGTTTCAATGCCATCAACCGATGCATTCGACAAGCAAGACGCGGCATACCGTGAAGCAGTGCTGCCATCAGACGTGACTGCTCGTGTTGCTATCGAAGCCGGTATTGCCGACTTCTGGTACAAGTACGTGGGCTTCAACGGCCGTATCATCGGCATGAACACCTTCGGCGAATCAGCACCTGCAGGTGAGCTATTCAAGATGTTTGGTTTCACCACCGAAAACGTGGTAAACACAGCGAAAGAATTGCTGGCATAA
- a CDS encoding erythrose 4-phosphate dehydrogenase (COG0057): MTLKVAINGFGRIGRSVLRALYESGKDQHIDVVAVNELAEPEAMAHLLQYDTSHGRFFKPVSHDQEHLFIAHENGEKDSIRILHQSEIHLLPWKDLDIDIVLDCTGIFGSRADGEAHINAGAKKVLFSHPAANDIDNTIIYGVNHDSLKPEHHIVSNGSCTTNCIVPVIKLLDDAFGIESGTITTIHSAMNDQQVIDAYHSDLRRTRAASQSIIPVDTKLHLGIGRIFPKFSDKFEAISVRVPTINVTAMDLSVTVKTNVKVNDVNQSLAEASRCTLDGIVDYTEAPLVSIDFNHDPHSAIVDGTQTRVSNQHLIKLLVWCDNEWGFANRMLDTALAMQAAD; the protein is encoded by the coding sequence ATGACACTAAAAGTCGCAATTAATGGATTTGGCCGTATTGGTCGCAGTGTGCTTCGCGCACTCTACGAGAGCGGTAAAGATCAGCACATCGACGTCGTGGCGGTCAACGAACTGGCTGAGCCGGAAGCTATGGCTCATCTGCTGCAGTATGACACCAGCCATGGACGTTTCTTCAAGCCTGTCAGCCATGACCAGGAGCACTTGTTTATTGCTCACGAGAATGGCGAGAAGGACAGTATCCGTATTCTCCACCAAAGCGAGATCCACTTGCTGCCCTGGAAGGACCTCGACATCGACATTGTCCTGGACTGTACCGGCATCTTTGGCAGCCGTGCCGACGGCGAAGCCCATATCAACGCGGGCGCCAAGAAAGTGTTGTTTTCCCACCCTGCTGCAAATGATATCGACAATACCATTATCTATGGTGTGAACCATGACTCGCTCAAGCCTGAGCATCACATCGTCTCTAACGGCTCTTGCACCACCAACTGTATTGTCCCTGTTATCAAGCTGCTGGATGACGCCTTCGGTATCGAATCCGGCACCATTACCACGATTCACTCGGCGATGAATGACCAGCAGGTCATCGATGCTTACCACAGCGATTTGCGCCGAACCCGAGCTGCCAGCCAGTCGATTATTCCCGTTGATACTAAACTTCATCTGGGTATTGGTCGTATCTTTCCGAAATTTTCTGACAAATTCGAAGCCATCTCTGTGCGCGTGCCGACAATTAACGTCACCGCGATGGATTTAAGTGTCACTGTAAAAACAAATGTGAAAGTTAATGACGTAAATCAATCACTGGCCGAGGCGTCTCGTTGTACATTAGATGGCATAGTGGATTACACAGAAGCGCCACTTGTCTCAATAGACTTCAATCACGATCCCCATAGCGCGATTGTCGACGGCACCCAGACCCGAGTGAGTAACCAGCACCTTATCAAGCTGTTGGTCTGGTGTGATAATGAATGGGGATTTGCCAACCGGATGCTGGATACCGCTTTGGCAATGCAGGCTGCCGACTAG
- a CDS encoding phosphoglycerate kinase (COG0126), with product MSVIKMTDLELAGKRVFIRADLNVPVKDGKVTSDARILASLPTIKHCLEAGAKVMVTSHLGRPTEGEYAEEFSLQPVVNYLNDALDCEVKLAKDYLDGLELNAGELVVLENVRFNKGEKKNEEELSKKYAALCDVFVMDAFGTAHRAQASTHGVGMHAPVACAGPLLANELDALGKAMDKPARPMVAIVGGSKVSTKLTVLESLSKVADQLVVGGGIANTFIAAAGHNVGKSLYEADLVDTAKKLMDECAIPVATDVACAKAFDENAEAEIKHVSEVQDDDMIFDLGPESTAALAEILKNAKTILWNGPVGVFEFKNFEAGTEGISRAIADSEGFSVAGGGDTLAAIDKFGIKADVSYISTGGGAFLEFVEGKVLPAVAMLEERAKA from the coding sequence ATGTCTGTAATCAAGATGACTGATCTGGAACTAGCAGGTAAACGCGTATTCATCCGTGCGGACCTAAACGTACCAGTAAAAGACGGTAAAGTAACTTCTGATGCGCGTATCCTTGCATCTCTGCCAACTATCAAGCACTGCCTAGAAGCTGGCGCAAAAGTGATGGTTACTTCTCACCTAGGTCGTCCAACTGAAGGCGAGTACGCGGAAGAGTTCTCTCTACAGCCTGTTGTTAACTACCTAAACGATGCACTAGATTGCGAAGTTAAGCTAGCAAAAGACTACCTAGACGGTCTTGAGCTGAACGCTGGCGAGCTAGTGGTTCTTGAAAACGTTCGCTTCAACAAAGGCGAGAAGAAGAACGAAGAAGAGCTTTCTAAGAAATACGCGGCACTATGTGACGTATTCGTAATGGACGCATTCGGTACGGCTCACCGTGCACAGGCATCTACTCACGGTGTAGGTATGCACGCGCCTGTAGCTTGTGCGGGTCCTCTTCTAGCTAACGAGCTAGACGCACTAGGCAAAGCAATGGACAAGCCAGCTCGTCCAATGGTTGCGATTGTTGGTGGTTCTAAAGTTTCAACTAAGCTAACTGTTCTTGAGTCGCTATCTAAAGTTGCTGACCAGCTAGTAGTGGGTGGCGGTATCGCTAACACCTTCATCGCGGCTGCTGGCCACAATGTTGGTAAGTCTCTATACGAAGCAGACCTAGTTGATACAGCTAAGAAGCTAATGGACGAGTGTGCAATCCCAGTTGCCACTGACGTAGCGTGTGCAAAAGCATTCGACGAGAATGCAGAAGCTGAAATCAAGCACGTTTCTGAAGTTCAGGACGACGACATGATCTTCGACCTAGGTCCAGAATCAACGGCTGCTCTAGCTGAAATCCTTAAGAACGCTAAGACTATCCTATGGAACGGCCCAGTAGGTGTATTCGAGTTCAAGAACTTCGAGGCAGGTACTGAAGGCATCTCTCGCGCGATCGCTGACTCAGAAGGTTTCTCTGTAGCGGGCGGCGGTGACACCCTAGCGGCTATCGACAAGTTCGGTATCAAGGCTGACGTTTCTTACATCTCTACAGGTGGCGGTGCGTTCCTTGAGTTCGTTGAAGGTAAAGTACTTCCAGCGGTTGCAATGCTAGAAGAGCGTGCTAAAGCTTAA